Proteins encoded in a region of the Mustelus asterias chromosome X, sMusAst1.hap1.1, whole genome shotgun sequence genome:
- the cox14 gene encoding cytochrome c oxidase assembly protein COX14 homolog — MVSAKRLADLGYRMFSGSMILLTVYGGYLCSARAYRFFQRQKTLKAAAEGQVNEIIKD, encoded by the coding sequence ATGGTGTCCGCCAAGAGGCTCGCCGACCTTGGCTACAGGATGTTCTCTGGATCGATGATACTACTGACAGTGTATGGTGGTTACCTGTGCAGTGCCCGTGCGTACCGTTTCTTCCAGAGACAAAAGACCTTAAAGGCAGCGGCTGAAGGACAAGTCAATGAAATTATAAAGGATTAA